GGACATACCGTCCGTGAGGTGACTTCACACGAGGTGACCGCCGACGTCTTCCTTTCCGAGACCTACGCGCAGGGCGTGCCCTACGCCCGCTACAAGGAGCTGCGGGACGCCGCCCCGGTGTGCCGGATCGGTGAACCGGCCGTCGGGCCCTGGCCCGCCGGCCCAGGTTTCTGGGCGGTCTTCCGGCACGCCGACGTCAAACATGTGCTGCGGACCCCCGAGGTCTTCTCCTCGTACACGGGCGCCACCCAGATCGCCGACCCGGAGACCGAGGGCGACCTCGCCTTCCTGCGGACCATGATGCTCAACCAGGACCCGCCCGCCCACGCGCGGCTGCGGCGCATCGTCTCCGCCGCCTTCACCCCGCGCGCGGTGCGGGAGCTGGAGGCGGTCATCGAGGAGCGGGCGCATGTCCTCGTCGACTCCGTCGCCGGCCTCGGCGCCACGGACTACGTGGAGCTGGCCGCGGACCTGCCCGTCTGGACCCTCGCCCACATCATGGGTGTGCCGGAGGAGGACCGGCGGCTGCTGTACGACTGGTCCAACCGGGTGATCGGCTACCAGGACGCGGACCGCGCGGATTCGTGCACCGCCGACGCCGGGAAGCTGAGCCCGATGGGCCGCGCGGCCCTCGCGCACCGGCCGGCCACGCTCACCCGCCCCGACGGGAGTGTGGCCGCCCCGCGCACCCGGGAGGCCCTCGCCGACATGTTCGTCTACGCCCACGCCCTGGCGGACCACGCCCGGCCCGGCAGCATCATGGCGCAGATGCGCGAAGGCGGCCTGACCCGGGACGAGTTCGAGACCATGTTCCTGCTCTTCGCGACGGCCGGGAACGAGACACTGCGCAACGGCATCCCCGGTGGCCTCAAGTCGCTCCTCGACCACCCCGACCAGTACGCACTCCTGCGGGAGCGCGAGGACCTGACGCGGTCCGCGGTGGAGGAGGTGCTGCGCTTCTGGCCGCCGGTCATGGACTTCCGGCGCACCGCCACCCGGGACACCGAGCTCGGTGGCCGCCGCATCCGGCGCGGCGAGAAGGTCGTCGTCTTCCACGCGTCGGCCAATCGCGACGAGCGCGTCTTCACCGACCCCGACCGCTTCGACATCACCCGCGCCCCCAACGACCACGTCAGTTTCGGCTTCGGACCGCACTTCTGCCTGGGCGCCCA
The window above is part of the Streptomyces syringium genome. Proteins encoded here:
- a CDS encoding cytochrome P450 → MTSHEVTADVFLSETYAQGVPYARYKELRDAAPVCRIGEPAVGPWPAGPGFWAVFRHADVKHVLRTPEVFSSYTGATQIADPETEGDLAFLRTMMLNQDPPAHARLRRIVSAAFTPRAVRELEAVIEERAHVLVDSVAGLGATDYVELAADLPVWTLAHIMGVPEEDRRLLYDWSNRVIGYQDADRADSCTADAGKLSPMGRAALAHRPATLTRPDGSVAAPRTREALADMFVYAHALADHARPGSIMAQMREGGLTRDEFETMFLLFATAGNETLRNGIPGGLKSLLDHPDQYALLREREDLTRSAVEEVLRFWPPVMDFRRTATRDTELGGRRIRRGEKVVVFHASANRDERVFTDPDRFDITRAPNDHVSFGFGPHFCLGAHLARVQMRTMLRVTIDRLPGLERAGEAVRLASNFQNGLKRLPVRWRTDR